A single genomic interval of Ischnura elegans chromosome 3, ioIscEleg1.1, whole genome shotgun sequence harbors:
- the LOC124155266 gene encoding uncharacterized protein LOC124155266 produces MAQLTPLNHGKSSKNSKPTNLSVSKSASKSSRSNSSNNSLVSDESCSSGNNQVKEVDKNLVVPVIDSKYVTVRIRKLNFPALSPVGSVNLPDLPSSDYVAGNMPEVQRCTELSDEIVNFLGFPASSESEEQIELMKTIIASECEPKSRESSRYV; encoded by the exons ATGGCCCAATTGACACCATTGAACCatggaaaatcctccaaaaacaGCAAACCAACAAATTTATCTGTTTCCAAATCTGCCAGTAAGTCTAGTAGGAGTAATTCTAGTAACAACTCTCTTGTGTCAGATGAAAGCTGTTCTTCAGGGAACAACCAAGTGAAAGAAGTGGATAAGAACTTGGTTGTTCCCGTAATTGACTCAAAATATGTGACTGTAAGAATTAGAAAGCTTAACTTTCCAGCATTATCTCCAGTGGGCAGTGTAAATTTACCGGACTTACCCTCCTCCGATTATGTAGCAG GCAACATGCCAGAAGTACAAAGGTGTACTGAGTTATCAGATGAGATTGTGAACTTTTTAGGATTTCCTGCCTCGTCAGAATCTGAAGAACAGATTGAGCTGATGAAGACTATCATAGCCAGTGAGTGTGAACCGAAATCCCGGGAAAGTAGCAGGTATGTTTGA